A portion of the Pomacea canaliculata isolate SZHN2017 linkage group LG13, ASM307304v1, whole genome shotgun sequence genome contains these proteins:
- the LOC112554570 gene encoding carbohydrate sulfotransferase 11-like isoform X1 — protein MKVRVVCRHTVYESTAEATPCPDSLYAGCATHRLCCWCCACWCCCSPSSQNLIWTDTEKRSAFKVDLHATSDMSDQHLTDEQVEDRFALRRAILQRACALYGNSSLFSDHEAKFLHVESLNVSFCPIAKCSSTTWKELFSTMRSRLPAAQSQVEWSQRVDEILMFVFVRNPYSRLLSAYVDKLFSPNTLFWAATGRYIVSNFRQNASEKSRACGHDVTFSEFIKYFIHAQTTGKHRDGHFTPVHDHCHVCKFPYKYVGHLETISDDLPYLLKVMKSPVNYTKNFVNGTITNNSDMVLRGMRAGVLKCMSLEEAGRRLWKKWHIRGIISKSQLFPLSAAQMTNMSVDDFARAAIAAIATSADRKVRQRQKLEALQEAFYTVPIEDKLEVQKLLFLDFQLFGFDPSPPEVFPSAPLKNRSAFSYFSLYD, from the exons ATGAAAGTGAGAGTTGTCTGCCGCCACACTGTGTATGAGTCAACAGCAGAGGCGACACCAT GCCCCGACTCCTTGTATGCAGGCTGCGCCACGCACCGcttgtgttgttggtgttgtgctTGCTGGTGTTGCTGTTCACCTTCCAGTCAG AACCTCATTTGGACTGACACAGAAAAGAGGTCAGCGTTTAAAGTCGACCTTCATGCGACCAGTGATATGAGTGATCAGCACCTGACGGATGAACAGGTGGAAGACAGGTTCGCACTCCGAAGAGCGATTCTGCAGCGCGCATGCGCGCTGTATGGCAACTCCTCTCTGTTCTCCGATCACGAAGCCAAGTTCTTGCACGTGGAGTCACTCAACGTGTCTTTCTGTCCCATCGCCAAGTGTAGCTCCACCACCTGGAAGGAGCTCTTCTCAACGATGAGGAGTCGTCTGCCCGCTGCCCAGTCGCAGGTGGAGTGGAGCCAGCGTGTGGACGAGATTCTCATGTTCGTGTTTGTGCGCAACCCGTACTCACGACTACTGTCAGCATACGTCGACAAACTGTTTTCTCCCAATACCTTGTTCTGGGCGGCGACAGGCAGGTACATCGTCTCCAACTTCCGCCAGAACGCTTCAGAGAAGAGCCGCGCATGCGGACATGACGTCACGTTCTCAGAGTTCATCAAGTACTTCATCCACGCGCAAACGACGGGCAAGCACCGTGACGGCCACTTCACTCCGGTCCACGACCATTGCCACGTGTGTAAGTTCCCGTACAAGTACGTGGGCCACTTGGAGACCATCAGCGACGACCTGCCCTACCTCCTCAAGGTGATGAAGTCACCCGTCAACTACACCAAGAACTTTGTCAACGGCACCATCACCAATAACTCCGACATGGTGCTGCGGGGCATGCGTGCTGGCGTGCTCAAGTGCATGTCGCTGGAGGAGGCAGGGAGGCGACTGTGGAAAAAGTGGCACATTCGTGGCATCATCAGCAAATCGCAGTTGTTTCCCCTCAGTGCGGCGCAGATGACCAACATGTCcgtggacgactttgcacgtGCGGCCATAGCGGCCATAGCTACATCTGCGGACAGGAAGGTGAGGCAGCGACAGAAGCTGGAGGCTCTACAGGAAGCTTTCTACACCGTGCCCATCGAGGACAAGCTGGAAGTACAGAAGCTCCTCTTCCTCGACTTCCAGCTGTTCGGATTCGACCCCTCGCCACCGGAAGTATTTCCTTCGGCTCCGCTCAAGAATCGCTCGGCGTTCAGTTACTTTTCGTTGTATGACTAG
- the LOC112554570 gene encoding carbohydrate sulfotransferase 13-like isoform X2 produces the protein MPRLLVCRLRHAPLVLLVLCLLVLLFTFQSDLREILHKPVLADVENLIWTDTEKRSAFKVDLHATSDMSDQHLTDEQVEDRFALRRAILQRACALYGNSSLFSDHEAKFLHVESLNVSFCPIAKCSSTTWKELFSTMRSRLPAAQSQVEWSQRVDEILMFVFVRNPYSRLLSAYVDKLFSPNTLFWAATGRYIVSNFRQNASEKSRACGHDVTFSEFIKYFIHAQTTGKHRDGHFTPVHDHCHVCKFPYKYVGHLETISDDLPYLLKVMKSPVNYTKNFVNGTITNNSDMVLRGMRAGVLKCMSLEEAGRRLWKKWHIRGIISKSQLFPLSAAQMTNMSVDDFARAAIAAIATSADRKVRQRQKLEALQEAFYTVPIEDKLEVQKLLFLDFQLFGFDPSPPEVFPSAPLKNRSAFSYFSLYD, from the exons AT GCCCCGACTCCTTGTATGCAGGCTGCGCCACGCACCGcttgtgttgttggtgttgtgctTGCTGGTGTTGCTGTTCACCTTCCAGTCAG ACTTGAGAGAAATACTGCACAAGCCAGTCCTGGCTGACGTGGAG AACCTCATTTGGACTGACACAGAAAAGAGGTCAGCGTTTAAAGTCGACCTTCATGCGACCAGTGATATGAGTGATCAGCACCTGACGGATGAACAGGTGGAAGACAGGTTCGCACTCCGAAGAGCGATTCTGCAGCGCGCATGCGCGCTGTATGGCAACTCCTCTCTGTTCTCCGATCACGAAGCCAAGTTCTTGCACGTGGAGTCACTCAACGTGTCTTTCTGTCCCATCGCCAAGTGTAGCTCCACCACCTGGAAGGAGCTCTTCTCAACGATGAGGAGTCGTCTGCCCGCTGCCCAGTCGCAGGTGGAGTGGAGCCAGCGTGTGGACGAGATTCTCATGTTCGTGTTTGTGCGCAACCCGTACTCACGACTACTGTCAGCATACGTCGACAAACTGTTTTCTCCCAATACCTTGTTCTGGGCGGCGACAGGCAGGTACATCGTCTCCAACTTCCGCCAGAACGCTTCAGAGAAGAGCCGCGCATGCGGACATGACGTCACGTTCTCAGAGTTCATCAAGTACTTCATCCACGCGCAAACGACGGGCAAGCACCGTGACGGCCACTTCACTCCGGTCCACGACCATTGCCACGTGTGTAAGTTCCCGTACAAGTACGTGGGCCACTTGGAGACCATCAGCGACGACCTGCCCTACCTCCTCAAGGTGATGAAGTCACCCGTCAACTACACCAAGAACTTTGTCAACGGCACCATCACCAATAACTCCGACATGGTGCTGCGGGGCATGCGTGCTGGCGTGCTCAAGTGCATGTCGCTGGAGGAGGCAGGGAGGCGACTGTGGAAAAAGTGGCACATTCGTGGCATCATCAGCAAATCGCAGTTGTTTCCCCTCAGTGCGGCGCAGATGACCAACATGTCcgtggacgactttgcacgtGCGGCCATAGCGGCCATAGCTACATCTGCGGACAGGAAGGTGAGGCAGCGACAGAAGCTGGAGGCTCTACAGGAAGCTTTCTACACCGTGCCCATCGAGGACAAGCTGGAAGTACAGAAGCTCCTCTTCCTCGACTTCCAGCTGTTCGGATTCGACCCCTCGCCACCGGAAGTATTTCCTTCGGCTCCGCTCAAGAATCGCTCGGCGTTCAGTTACTTTTCGTTGTATGACTAG